The sequence below is a genomic window from Pseudomonadota bacterium.
TGAATGAATACAACGAATGGATGAAAGAACCTTTACCAAACCTTGTAAATGGTTATGACCTGATTAAATTGGGATTCATGAAAGGTCCGGAGATAGGAAAGACACTTAACAGCATCAGGGAAAAACAGATTTCAGGAGAGATTAAGGAAAGGGAAGATGCACTATATTATGCCGGAACACTTTTAAACATACGTTAGAATTTACTTGTAGTTTTCAGAATAAGTTTATATCACCGGGTATGCTTTTGTCACGTCTCATTGGACTCATTTTCCAGTTTACGTGAGTCAGAAATTACGCATCCGCTCCCAGCTCCTCTTTCAACTGTGCGAAATAGTCCTTGATGTATTTATAGTCCTGTAAGGCCATGCTTCGCGTCTCTGGAAGGGCAAGTCCCTCCCATCTGGCATCAATGTCATCGAGTATATAGTCTACGGGTTTCTTTCCGTAAAAGTGCCGGATGTACCTCAGAACGCCCACGACCCCCAATGTATCAATTTTGTCAGCATCGTACAGAATCTTTGACTCAAGGGTTGTCCTGTCTTCCGGGGTGGCAGCGACATCATGTACTCTGATTGCATGCAAGACAGCGTCTCTTTTTTCCTGCGGGAAGCCAATCCTTTCGAGAACCGGCTGTGCCTTTAGGGCGCTGAGAGCACCATGAGCCTTGTCATCAATGTAGTGACGCCCGAGATCGTGCAGATAAACTGCCGCAACCAGTATCTCAAGGTCAGCATCAAGCTTTTCTCCAAGGCGGATGCATCGCCTCAGCACACGGAGGATATGATCCCTGGCATGCACTTCAGATGGTGAAGGCGCCTTTTTCATCTCACAGTCAAGTTCATTCTCAAGCACCGGAATCCAATACTTCCAAAGAGTT
It includes:
- a CDS encoding HD domain-containing protein: MENQITLWKYWIPVLENELDCEMKKAPSPSEVHARDHILRVLRRCIRLGEKLDADLEILVAAVYLHDLGRHYIDDKAHGALSALKAQPVLERIGFPQEKRDAVLHAIRVHDVAATPEDRTTLESKILYDADKIDTLGVVGVLRYIRHFYGKKPVDYILDDIDARWEGLALPETRSMALQDYKYIKDYFAQLKEELGADA